A genomic region of Neisseria cinerea contains the following coding sequences:
- a CDS encoding YchJ family protein, with translation MNTHHPLPCPCGSDTDYTDCCQPLHLRHILPATAETLMRSRYSAYVLHIIDYIVATTVPSQQAFLDAAELMQWSIETEWLGLNVISHKILGKDHAQVEFKAYLQDGENRAVHHELSAFVKIAEQWYFIDPTVPLPTMKQPCICGSEKKFKACCGKYLRPNV, from the coding sequence ATGAACACTCACCACCCCCTGCCCTGCCCATGCGGTTCAGACACGGACTATACCGACTGCTGCCAACCGCTTCATCTGCGCCATATCCTGCCGGCGACAGCCGAAACGCTCATGCGCTCCCGATACAGTGCATATGTTCTGCACATCATCGACTACATCGTTGCCACCACCGTTCCGTCACAACAAGCATTCCTCGATGCCGCCGAACTGATGCAATGGAGTATAGAAACCGAATGGCTAGGCTTGAACGTCATCTCGCACAAGATACTCGGCAAAGACCACGCCCAAGTCGAATTTAAAGCCTACCTCCAAGACGGGGAAAACCGAGCAGTGCATCACGAGCTGTCGGCATTCGTGAAAATAGCGGAGCAATGGTATTTCATCGATCCAACCGTTCCGCTGCCTACCATGAAACAGCCCTGCATTTGCGGTTCCGAAAAGAAATTCAAAGCCTGCTGTGGGAAATATCTGAGACCAAACGTATAA
- the msbA gene encoding lipid A export permease/ATP-binding protein MsbA, whose amino-acid sequence MIEKLTFGLFKQEDARSFMRLTAYIRPYKSRIVAALIAIFGVAATESYLAAFIAPLVNQGFAAPAAPPELSAASGILTTLQNWREQFTYMIWGTENKIWTVPLFLITLVIIRGICRFVSTYFMTWVSVMAISRIRKDMFAKMLTLSSRYHQETPSGTVLMNMLNLTEQAISNASSVFIVLTRDTMIVIGLTIVLLYLNWQLSLIVVLMFPLLSMLSRYYRNRLEHVIADSQKSIGTMNNIIAEVHQGHRVVKLFGGQKQAANRFDAINSTIVRLSKKITQATAARSPFSEFIASSALAVVIFTALWQSQKGYTTIGEFMAFIVAMLQMLSPIKSLANVSIPMQTMFLAADGVCEFLDTPPEQDKGTLMPQHIKGSLSFRNIDVEYRSDGIKALDNFNLDIRQGERIALVGRSGSGKSTVVNLLPRFVEPSAGNICIDGTDIADIKLDYLRAQFALVSQDVFLFDDTLFENVRYSHPDASESEVLSALQAANLQSLIDSSPLGLHQHIGANGSKLSGGQRQRVAIARAVLKDAPILLLDEATSALDNESERLVQQALERLMENRTSIIVAHRLTTIESADRIIVMDGGKIIEQGTHDQLMSQNGYYTMLRNISGKDTAAFQTA is encoded by the coding sequence GCTTTATGCGCCTGACGGCATACATCCGCCCCTACAAAAGCCGCATCGTTGCCGCGCTGATTGCCATCTTCGGCGTTGCCGCCACCGAAAGCTATCTTGCCGCCTTCATCGCCCCCCTGGTCAACCAAGGTTTTGCCGCACCCGCCGCGCCGCCCGAACTGTCTGCCGCCTCCGGCATCCTCACCACACTGCAAAACTGGCGCGAACAGTTTACCTACATGATTTGGGGAACGGAAAACAAAATCTGGACCGTCCCCCTCTTTCTCATCACCCTCGTCATCATCAGGGGAATCTGCCGCTTCGTCAGCACCTATTTCATGACCTGGGTTTCCGTCATGGCGATCAGCCGCATCCGCAAAGACATGTTCGCCAAAATGCTGACCCTCTCCTCACGCTACCATCAGGAAACCCCGTCAGGCACGGTACTGATGAATATGCTCAACCTGACCGAACAGGCAATCAGCAACGCCAGCAGCGTCTTCATCGTCCTGACCCGCGACACCATGATCGTCATCGGGCTGACCATCGTCCTACTTTACCTCAACTGGCAGCTCAGCCTCATCGTCGTCCTCATGTTCCCCCTGCTGTCCATGCTGTCGCGTTACTACCGCAACCGCCTGGAACATGTCATTGCCGACTCGCAAAAAAGCATAGGCACGATGAACAATATTATTGCCGAAGTTCATCAGGGACACCGCGTCGTCAAGCTCTTCGGCGGACAAAAACAGGCCGCAAACCGCTTTGACGCCATCAACAGCACCATTGTCCGGCTCAGCAAAAAAATCACGCAGGCAACGGCAGCACGCTCACCGTTCAGCGAATTCATCGCCTCCTCCGCGCTCGCCGTTGTCATCTTCACCGCCCTGTGGCAAAGCCAAAAAGGCTACACCACCATCGGCGAATTTATGGCATTCATCGTCGCCATGCTGCAAATGCTCTCCCCCATCAAAAGCCTTGCCAACGTCAGCATCCCCATGCAGACCATGTTCCTTGCCGCCGACGGCGTATGCGAATTTCTCGATACCCCGCCGGAACAGGACAAAGGCACGCTGATGCCGCAACACATCAAAGGCAGCCTCAGCTTCCGCAATATCGACGTCGAATACCGTTCAGACGGCATCAAAGCCCTCGACAACTTCAATTTGGACATCAGGCAAGGAGAGCGTATCGCCCTTGTCGGACGTTCCGGCAGCGGCAAATCCACCGTCGTCAACCTGTTGCCCCGCTTTGTCGAACCGTCTGCCGGCAACATATGCATAGACGGCACCGACATCGCCGACATCAAACTCGATTACCTGCGCGCCCAATTTGCCCTCGTCTCCCAAGACGTATTCCTGTTTGACGACACCCTGTTTGAAAACGTCCGCTACAGCCATCCCGATGCAAGCGAATCCGAAGTCCTGTCCGCCCTCCAAGCCGCCAACCTGCAAAGCCTGATTGACAGCTCCCCGCTCGGACTGCACCAGCACATCGGGGCGAACGGCAGCAAACTTTCCGGCGGGCAACGGCAACGCGTCGCCATCGCCCGCGCCGTTTTGAAAGACGCACCGATACTGCTTCTGGACGAAGCCACCAGCGCACTGGACAACGAATCCGAACGCCTCGTCCAACAGGCACTCGAACGCCTGATGGAAAACCGTACCAGCATCATCGTTGCCCACCGCCTGACCACCATCGAATCCGCCGACCGCATCATCGTCATGGACGGCGGCAAAATCATCGAACAAGGCACACACGATCAACTCATGTCCCAAAACGGCTACTACACCATGCTGAGGAACATCTCCGGAAAAGATACCGCCGCCTTTCAGACGGCATAA
- the guaA gene encoding glutamine-hydrolyzing GMP synthase, which translates to MTQDKILILDFGSQVTQLIARRVREAHVYCELHSFDMPLDEIKAFNPKGIILSGGPNSVYESDYQADTGIFDLGIPVLGICYGMQFMAHHLGGEVTPGNQREFGYTQVKTIDSQLTRGIQDDAPNTLDVWMSHGDKVSKLPTGFSVIGDTPSCPIAMMENAEKQFYGIQFHPEVTHTKQGRALLNRFVLDICGAQPSWTMPNYIEEAVAKIREQVGNDEVILGLSGGVDSSVAAALIHRAIGDQLTCVFVDHGLLRLNEGKMVMDMFARNLGVKVIHVDAEGQFMAKLAGVTDPEKKRKIIGAEFIEVFDAEEKKLTNAKWLAQGTIYPDVIESAGAKTKKAHAIKSHHNVGGLPENMKLKLLEPLRDLFKDEVRELGVALGLPREMVYRHPFPGPGLGVRILGEVKKEYADLLRQADDIFIQELRNTTDENGTPWYDLTSQAFAVFLPVKSVGVMGDGRTYDYVVALRAVITSDFMTAHWAELPYSLLGRVSNRIINEVKGINRVVYDVSGKPPATIEWE; encoded by the coding sequence ATGACCCAAGACAAAATCCTCATCCTCGACTTCGGTTCGCAAGTTACCCAGCTGATCGCCCGCCGCGTGCGCGAAGCCCACGTTTACTGCGAACTGCATTCTTTCGATATGCCTTTGGACGAAATCAAAGCCTTCAATCCGAAAGGCATCATCCTTTCCGGCGGCCCTAATTCCGTTTACGAATCCGACTATCAAGCCGATACCGGCATTTTTGATTTGGGTATTCCGGTTTTGGGCATTTGTTACGGCATGCAATTTATGGCGCACCACTTAGGCGGCGAAGTTACCCCGGGTAACCAACGTGAATTTGGTTATACGCAAGTTAAAACCATCGACAGCCAGCTGACACGCGGCATTCAAGACGATGCGCCTAATACGCTCGACGTATGGATGAGCCACGGCGATAAAGTGTCCAAACTACCTACCGGCTTCTCTGTCATCGGCGATACCCCTTCCTGCCCGATTGCCATGATGGAAAACGCCGAAAAACAATTCTACGGCATCCAGTTCCACCCCGAAGTTACCCACACCAAACAAGGCCGCGCCCTGTTGAACCGCTTTGTCTTGGACATCTGCGGCGCGCAACCGAGCTGGACGATGCCGAACTACATCGAAGAAGCCGTTGCCAAAATCCGCGAACAGGTCGGCAACGACGAAGTGATTTTAGGTTTGTCGGGCGGCGTGGACTCTTCCGTAGCCGCCGCGCTGATTCACCGCGCCATCGGCGACCAACTGACCTGCGTGTTCGTCGATCACGGTTTGTTGCGCCTGAACGAAGGCAAAATGGTGATGGATATGTTCGCCCGCAACTTGGGTGTGAAAGTGATTCACGTCGATGCCGAAGGGCAGTTTATGGCGAAACTCGCCGGCGTGACCGATCCTGAGAAAAAACGCAAAATCATCGGCGCGGAATTTATCGAAGTATTTGATGCCGAAGAGAAAAAACTCACCAACGCCAAATGGCTGGCGCAAGGCACGATTTACCCCGACGTAATCGAATCCGCAGGCGCGAAAACCAAAAAAGCCCACGCCATCAAATCGCACCACAACGTCGGCGGCCTGCCCGAAAATATGAAGCTCAAGCTGCTTGAGCCGTTGCGCGATTTGTTCAAAGACGAAGTGCGCGAATTGGGCGTTGCTTTGGGCCTGCCACGCGAAATGGTGTACCGCCATCCGTTCCCCGGCCCGGGTTTGGGCGTGCGCATCTTGGGCGAAGTGAAAAAAGAATACGCCGACTTGCTCCGTCAAGCAGACGACATTTTCATTCAAGAATTACGCAACACCACCGACGAAAACGGCACGCCTTGGTATGACCTGACCAGCCAAGCCTTCGCCGTATTCCTGCCCGTCAAATCCGTCGGCGTAATGGGCGACGGACGCACTTACGACTACGTCGTCGCGCTGCGTGCCGTCATCACCAGCGACTTTATGACCGCACACTGGGCAGAACTGCCATACTCACTGCTCGGCCGTGTGTCCAACCGCATCATCAACGAAGTCAAAGGCATCAACCGCGTGGTTTACGATGTGAGCGGCAAACCGCCTGCCACGATTGAATGGGAATAA
- the fabG gene encoding 3-oxoacyl-ACP reductase FabG yields MSTQDLSGKVALVTGASRGIGAAIADTLAAAGAKVIGTATSESGAAAISERLAQWGGEGRALDSAEPETIESLIADIEKAFGKLDILVNNAGITRDNLLMRMKEEEWDDIMQVNLKSVFRASKAVLRGMMKQRAGRIINITSVVGVMGNAGQTNYAAAKAGLIGFSKSMAREVGSRGITVNCVAPGFIDTDMTRALPEETRKTFEAQTSLGKFGEAQDIADAVLFLASDQAKYITGQTLHVNGGMLMP; encoded by the coding sequence ATGAGTACACAAGATTTAAGCGGCAAAGTCGCATTGGTAACAGGCGCATCGCGCGGTATCGGTGCAGCGATTGCTGATACGCTGGCGGCAGCCGGTGCCAAAGTCATCGGTACGGCGACCAGTGAGAGCGGGGCTGCGGCGATTAGCGAACGGTTGGCGCAATGGGGCGGCGAAGGTCGTGCATTGGATTCTGCCGAACCCGAAACCATCGAAAGCCTGATTGCCGACATCGAAAAAGCGTTCGGCAAACTGGATATTCTGGTCAACAACGCCGGTATCACCCGCGACAACCTCCTGATGCGCATGAAAGAAGAAGAGTGGGACGACATCATGCAGGTCAACCTCAAATCCGTGTTCCGCGCTTCTAAAGCCGTCTTACGCGGCATGATGAAGCAGCGCGCCGGCCGTATCATCAACATCACATCCGTCGTCGGCGTGATGGGCAATGCCGGTCAAACCAACTATGCCGCGGCAAAAGCAGGCTTAATCGGTTTCTCCAAATCCATGGCGCGCGAAGTCGGCAGCCGCGGCATTACCGTCAACTGCGTCGCCCCCGGCTTTATCGATACCGACATGACCCGCGCCCTGCCGGAAGAAACCCGCAAAACCTTCGAAGCGCAAACTTCGTTGGGCAAATTCGGGGAGGCACAAGATATTGCCGATGCAGTCTTATTCTTGGCTTCCGATCAGGCAAAATACATTACCGGTCAGACACTTCATGTCAACGGCGGCATGTTGATGCCCTGA